A part of Ziziphus jujuba cultivar Dongzao chromosome 8, ASM3175591v1 genomic DNA contains:
- the LOC107412085 gene encoding uncharacterized protein At2g29880-like, whose product MDKSNELLKLMVNAANRGWRDKSGLLSKQTVKKRILLILNAKFGSEWTYKEYTSRLKWFKQQYANYFQLMWHSSGFGWDPITKKFTASEEVWEDYFKSHPIHKSYRTYTFVDYEDLRITIGNGAATGRHLIGLGEETDARIFDLEENRDVI is encoded by the exons ATGGACAAGAGCAATGAGTTACTAAAACTCATGGTTAATGCTGCCAATCGTGGATGGCGTGATAAAAGTGGTTTATTAAGCAAGCAAActgtaaaaaaaagaatacttcTCATTCTTAATGCAAAATTTGGGAGTGAATGGACTTATAAGGAGTACACAAGTCGGTTGAAATGGTTTAAACAACAGTATGCCAACTATTTTCAACTTATGTGGCATAGCTCTGGATTTGGATGGGAtcctataacaaaaaaatttactgCTAGTGAAGAAGTGTGGGAGGACTATTTTAAG tctCATCCTATCCATAAAAGTTATCGTACATACACTTTTGTTGATTATGAAGACTTGAGAATTACAATTGGAAATGGAGCAGCAACTGGGAGACATTTAATTGGATTAGGAGAGGAAACTGATGCAAGAATATTTGACTTAGAAGAAAATAGAGATGTGATTTAG